Proteins from a genomic interval of Sporolactobacillus sp. Y61:
- a CDS encoding alpha/beta hydrolase-fold protein, with protein sequence MALMTTRFYSETLQLDTTVNIIIPDKLQKDHPLAVLYLLHGLSDDSSTWLMHSSVLRYAENRPFLIIMPDVHRSFYTDMAFGNHYWTYLTKELPEKVNLLPLKWQASFPYSKTQVLFTKQESPIRMESTFGERISHLRDHQLEACPSLKQRG encoded by the coding sequence ATGGCACTTATGACGACCCGATTCTATTCGGAAACGCTTCAGCTCGACACAACGGTGAACATCATCATTCCGGATAAGTTGCAGAAAGATCATCCACTGGCCGTGCTTTATCTATTGCACGGACTCTCAGATGACTCCAGTACCTGGCTGATGCATTCATCCGTGTTGCGCTATGCAGAAAACCGCCCGTTTCTCATTATCATGCCTGACGTGCATCGCAGTTTCTATACGGATATGGCTTTCGGTAACCATTACTGGACGTATCTGACGAAAGAACTTCCGGAAAAAGTGAACCTCCTGCCACTAAAGTGGCAGGCTTCTTTTCCCTACTCAAAAACCCAAGTTCTTTTTACAAAACAAGAGTCTCCGATCAGGATGGAAAGCACCTTCGGCGAGCGGATCTCTCATTTGAGAGATCATCAACTCGAAGCTTGTCCCTCACTTAAACAGCGAGGTTAG
- a CDS encoding RNA-guided endonuclease TnpB family protein: MNIGLSLKLKLKVTSDQAERLKTLMMIYRNACNEVSHYYFDHHFRLNQVQLHDRLYNKLRRDYALKSQAAQSVLLTVLARYRSVRTQLSHERVQNGWKLNTNGNPLLDTKGHPIPVFTCKTLDHLWKPIQFARPQADLVFNRDYSFLSDGTLSLNTMGKRIKVSYSTKGFKQYLNQDWKLGTAKLVQRRGKFFLHIGATKEVPDFETQNVKHVAGLDRGLRFLVTGYDEKGKTLFINGKEIMHTRSKYKKLRGQLQAKGTYSAKRRLRKIGQREKRWMADINHQISKALVAHYGANTLFTLEDLTGVRFATEKVSKDRRYEQVSWAFYQLEQFLTYKARLNQSEVIKVDAHYTSQRCPKCGKINKDHRRHETHEYVCENCGTRSNDDRIGAMNIQLLGTQYVSGVAAPHFEKD; this comes from the coding sequence GTGAATATCGGGCTTAGTTTAAAACTGAAACTCAAAGTAACAAGCGACCAGGCAGAAAGGCTTAAAACATTAATGATGATCTATCGCAACGCCTGTAACGAGGTCTCTCATTATTATTTTGATCATCACTTTAGGCTGAATCAGGTACAACTGCACGACCGGCTTTACAATAAACTGCGTCGCGATTATGCACTCAAATCCCAGGCAGCTCAGTCCGTCCTGCTGACTGTGTTAGCCCGCTATCGCTCGGTTCGCACGCAGCTTTCCCATGAGCGTGTGCAAAACGGCTGGAAATTAAATACCAATGGGAACCCCTTGCTGGATACAAAAGGGCACCCCATCCCTGTGTTTACCTGCAAAACCCTGGACCATTTGTGGAAACCCATCCAGTTTGCCCGTCCGCAAGCCGATCTGGTTTTTAACCGGGATTACAGTTTCCTCTCGGACGGCACGCTGTCTCTAAACACCATGGGCAAACGCATCAAGGTCTCATATAGTACGAAAGGATTTAAACAGTACCTTAACCAGGACTGGAAGCTTGGCACAGCTAAACTTGTTCAAAGGCGGGGAAAATTTTTCCTGCATATCGGAGCAACCAAAGAAGTACCCGACTTTGAGACGCAAAACGTCAAGCACGTGGCAGGTCTTGACCGGGGCCTCCGTTTTCTTGTTACCGGTTACGATGAAAAGGGAAAAACGCTTTTTATCAACGGTAAAGAAATCATGCACACGCGCAGCAAGTATAAAAAACTTAGGGGGCAGCTTCAGGCTAAAGGCACATACTCAGCGAAACGCCGACTCCGAAAGATCGGACAGCGAGAAAAACGTTGGATGGCAGACATCAACCATCAGATTTCAAAGGCACTCGTCGCCCATTACGGAGCAAATACCTTGTTTACACTGGAAGACTTAACCGGCGTACGTTTTGCGACCGAAAAGGTGTCCAAAGATCGTCGCTACGAACAGGTGTCGTGGGCATTCTATCAACTGGAACAGTTTTTAACCTATAAGGCCCGTTTAAACCAAAGTGAAGTCATTAAAGTGGATGCTCATTATACGAGCCAGCGATGTCCCAAATGCGGAAAGATTAATAAAGATCATCGTCGCCACGAAACGCACGAGTACGTTTGCGAAAACTGTGGCACCCGCAGTAATGACGATCGCATTGGCGCGATGAACATTCAGTTACTCGGGACACAATACGTCAGTGGAGTCGCTGCTCCGCATTTTGAAAAAGACTAA